The Syngnathus scovelli strain Florida chromosome 13, RoL_Ssco_1.2, whole genome shotgun sequence genome has a window encoding:
- the ank1b gene encoding ankyrin-1 isoform X3, which yields MAQAAKQLRKTKDLAEAAAQEQREKEEDKIKKRNRSRDRRRKADASTSFLRAARSGNLDKALDHIKNGIDINIANQNGLNGLHLASKEGHVKMVLELLHSGIELEATTKKGNTALHIAALAGQEKVVAELVNYGANVNAQSHKGFSPLYMAAQENHLEVVKFLLENGANQSLPTEDGFTPLAVALQQGHENVVALLINYGTKGKVRLPALHIAARNDDTRTAAVLLQNDPNPDVLSKTGFTPLHIAAHYENMSVAQLLLNRGANVNFTPKNGITPLHIASRRGNMMMVRLLLDRGAQIDAKTKDELTPLHCAARNGHVRIIEILLEHGAPLQAKTKNGLSPIHMAAQGDHMDCVRQLLQYNAEIDDITLDHLTPLHVAAHCGHHRMAKVLLDKGAKANSRALNGFTPLHIACKKNHMRSMDLLLKHSASLEAVTESGLTPLHVAAFMGHLNIVKNLLQRGASPNASNVKVETPLHMASRAGHCEVAQFLLQNSAQVDAKAKDDQTPLHCAARMGHKELVKLLLEHKANPDSSTTAGHTPLHIAAREGHIHTIRILLDAGAQQIKMTKKGFTPLHVASKYGKVDVAELLLERGANPNAAGKVRLSNATLALRHFMLVSFMSGFVLSVRSKQNGLTPLHVAVHHNNLDVVKLLVSKGGSAHSTARNGYTPLHIAAKQNQMEVASCLLQNGASPNAESLQGITPLHLASQEGRPDIVALLISKQANVNLGNKNGLTPLHLVAQEGHVGIADTLVKQGASVYAATRMGYTPLHVACHYGNIKMVKFLLQQQAHVNSKTRMGYTPLHQAAQQGHTDIVTLLLKNGAQPNEITSNGTSPLGIAKRLGYISVIDVLKLVTEESVSAITAEKHRMSFPETVDEILDVSEDEGDELLGMDGARYLKLDDFKDQDDDFLSPKKTLRDFEGGVGTTPYSPAIPRIPCVSPETVLLDQHTPIPLPKEYDEDSLIPSSPATETSDNVSPVASPIHTGFLVSFMVDARGGSMRGSRHHGLRVIIPPRTCAAPTRITCRLVKPQKLTTPPPLVEGEGLASRIISLGPSSMQFLGPVIVEIPHFASLARGDRELVVLRSENGSVWKEHRNRYGDEVLETILNGMDEDLESQEELEKKRIRRIISTDFPLYFAVVSRVQQESDLIGPEGGRLTSKLVPHVEAIFPETAVTKRVRLGLQAQPIPDELLTRQLGNQATFSPVVTIEPRRRKFHRPIGLRIPLPPSWRESPRDAGEGDTTSLRLLCSVIGGTAPAQWEDITGTTKLMYANSCANFTTNVSARFWLADCPRTAEAVTFANLLYRELMSVPYMAKFVIFAKMNEAREGRLRCYCMTDDKMDKTLELHENFTEVARSRDIELMEGMPLHLECSGNLVPIRKATQQPRTFSFQAFRDNRLPVSVKVRDSNKDATGFLSFLRKCTKYEDAQHVLCNLNIAMPPCIKVAGSEERRRTLTPLALRERYGALNEPGLAAVNAMERTEVKINLISEQLGLSWAELARELQFGVDDINRIRVENPNSLLDQSSALLNLWAAREGKRAKMESLYIALKNIDRADIVSSLEGQPSQLLPGSLEEGACRLGDRDSTLLSPSVLNEVTDTRPSRLVHKPRVIRPPFFRRGYGLVQEELLSPASMQYSLPSPLGAEPYWQDVSSLQCAPIAATEEDTLMEMSDVQVWPAGVSPSLVTVEDSSLDGSSRADDSEGATLSLPCSLGRPSSGASGASGSLMELEEEEEEEEEEGEVEEEEEAPLEPMSALAERDRVRASGAVPKVNLNGQLGGQRSDGRRGEVPVAGGGAKRGGAGLSSAEGICVLSGLQMYGHPEMSPLSRAGEHNGDNRLVGGGAFQPYLPDKDSLQGWVGSVSSGRDNNAPGQEALLTPVGDTAYSHVLRGRLLQGKGLGFSHQEAGKRAWEQEWRRGKREDKEDYGADEHGRVLHRKVGADVRRAAQSVQRTSLRRVKY from the exons ATGGCGCAAGCCGCCAAGCAGCTCCGCAAGACCAAGGACCTCGCCGAGGCCGCCGCCCAGGAGCAgcgggagaaggaggaggacaaGATCAAAAAGAGGAATCGATCCAGGGATCGCAGGCGCAAG gctgaTGCATCCACCAGTTTTCTGCGCGCCGCTCGTTCAGGCAACCTGGACAAAGCTCTAGATCACATCAAAAATGGAATCGATATCAATATAGCTAATCAG AACGGTCTCAACGGGTTACATCTAGCCTCTAAAGAAGGTCACGTAAAAATGGTCCTGGAGCTCCTCCATTCGGGCATCGAACTCGAAGCCACAACTAAG AAAGGCAACACTGCTCTACATATCGCGGCACTGGCAGGCCAGGAGAAAGTGGTGGCTGAGCTTGTCAATTATGGAGCCAACGTTAATGCCCAGTCACAT AAAGGGTTCAGTCCTCTCTATATGGCAGCACAGGAAAATCACCTCGAGGTGGTCAAGTTCCTGCTGGAGAACGGCGCCAATCAGAGTCTCCCCactgag GACGGCTTCACCCCTCTGGCAGTGGCCCTGCAGCAGGGCCATGAAAACGTCGTAGCACTGCTCATCAACTATGGCACCAAAGGCAAGGTCCGCCTCCCCGCACTGCACATCGCTGCACGAAATGACGACACGCGCACCGCCGCTGTGCTCCTGCAGAATGACCCTAATCCTGATGTTCTCAGCAAG ACCGGTTTCACCCCTCTACATATCGCAGCCCACTATGAGAATATGAGCGTAGCCCAGCTGCTGCTAAACAGAGGAGCCAACGTGAACTTCACCCCGAAG AACGGCATCACACCACTTCACATCGCCTCCAGGAGGGGCAATATGATGATGGTCCGACTCCTGCTGGACAGAGGGGCCCAGATCGATGCCAAAACCAAG GATGAATTGACTCCGCTTCACTGTGCAGCTCGAAACGGACACGTTCGCATCATTGAGATCTTGCTAGAACACGGTGCTCCCCTCCAAGCTAAGACCAAG AATGGTCTGTCCCCCATCCACATGGCAGCTCAGGGGGATCACATGGACTGCGTGAGACAGCTTCTCCAATACAACGCAGAAATCGATGACATCACACTGGACCATTTAACGCCTCTTCATGTAGCGGCCCATTGTGGTCACCATCGTATGGCCAAAGTTCTTCTGGACAAAGGAGCCAAAGCTAACTCTAGAGCTctg AATGGCTTCACACCGCTCCATATTGCATGCAAGAAGAACCACATGCGGTCAATGGACTTGCTCCTCAAACACTCTGCTTCCTTAGAAGCCGTCACAGAG TCTGGCCTCACTCCTCTCCATGTAGCAGCTTTCATGGGTCACCTGAACATAGTGAAGAACCTGCTCCAGAGAGGGGCTTCACCGAATGCTTCCAATGTG AAAGTGGAGACCCCCCTCCATATGGCCTCCAGAGCAGGACACTGTGAAGTTGCCCAGTTTCTCCTGCAGAACTCAGCACAAGTGGATGCCAAGGCGAAG GACGACCAGACCCCCTTGCACTGTGCAGCCCGTATGGGACACAAGGAGCTGGTCAAGCTGCTTCTTGAACACAAGGCCAACCCGGACTCGTCCACCACGGCGGGGCACACCCCCTTGCACATCGCGGCGCGGGAAGGACACATTCATACCATTCGGATCTTGTTAGATGCTGGAGCGCAGCAGATCAAAATGACTAAG AAAGGCTTCACCCCCCTCCACGTGGCCTCAAAATACGGAAAGGTGGACGTAGCAGAGCTCCTTCTCGAAAGAGGCGCCAATCCCAACGCGGCCGGCAAAGTGAGGCTCTCGAACGCAACGTTAGCCCTGCGTCATTTTATGCTAGTCTCATTTATGTCCGGTTTTGTTTTGTCCGTGCGTTCGAAACAGAACGGTCTGACGCCCCTTCATGTGGCCGTTCACCACAACAACCTGGATGTTGTAAAACTTCTCGTCAGCAAGGGAGGATCAGCCCACAGCACTGCCCGA AACGGTTACACGCCTCTCCATATAGCGGCCAAGCAGAACCAGATGGAGGTGGCCAGTTGCCTGCTGCAGAACGGGGCGTCGCCCAATGCCGAATCCCTGCAAGGCATCACGCCGTTACACTTGGCCTCCCAGGAGGGACGGCCTGACATTGTGGCGCTACTCATTTCCAAGCAAGCCAATGTCAATCTTGGAAACAAG AATGGATTGACCCCTCTCCATCTGGTGGCTCAAGAAGGTCACGTGGGCATCGCCGACACGCTGGTCAAACAGGGAGCGTCCGTTTATGCCGCTACACGG ATGGGCTACACGCCCCTTCACGTGGCCTGTCACTATGGTAACATCAAGATGGTCAAGTTCCTACTGCAACAGCAGGCGCACGTGAATAGCAAAACACgg ATGGGCTACACTCCTTTGCACCAAGCAGCTCAGCAGGGTCACACTGATATCGTCACGTTGCTGTTAAAAAACGGAGCCCAGCCTAACGAGATTACGTCG AACGGAACGTCTCCACTGGGCATCGCAAAACGTCTCGGTTACATCTCCGTCATCGACGTGCTTAAACTGGTGACCGAGGAATCCGTCTCCGCG ATCACAGCTGAAAAGCATCGGATGAGTTTTCCCGAGACGGTGGATGAGATTTTGGATGTCTCGGAGGATGAAG ggGACGAGTTGCTCGGAATGGACGGCGCACGCTATTTGAAGCTTGATGACTTTAAAGATCAGGACGATGACTTCCTATCCCCAAAGAAGACGCTTCGAGATTTCGAAGGTGGTGTGGGGACCAC GCCCTACTCTCCCGCCATTCCCAGGATTCCTTGCGTGTCGCCCGAAACAGTTCTCCTTGATCAa CACACCCCCATACCGCTGCCAAAGGAGTATGACGAAGACTCTCTCATCCCGAGCAGTCCGGCTACGGAAACTTCAGACAATGTCAGCCCGGTGGCCAGCCCCATTCACACCGG CTTTCTAGTGAGCTTCATGGTAGACGCCCGTGGAGGTTCCATGCGAGGCAGCAGACATCACGGCCTGCGAGTGATCATCCCTCCTCGGACCTGCGCCGCGCCGACCCGAATCACGTGCCGCCTGGTTAAACCTCAGAAGTTGACCACGCCCCCTCCCCTGGTGGAGGGCGAGGGGCTCGCCAGTCGGATCATCTCGCTGGGTCCATCCAGTATGCAGTTCCTTGG GCCAGTTATAGTGGAGATCCCACACTTTGCCTCACTGGCTCGAGGAGACCGTGAGCTCGTGGTCCTCCGCAGTGAAAACGGCTCGGTCTGGAAAGAGCACCGAAATCGCTATGGCGACGAAGTGCTGGAAACAATTCTGAACGGCATGGACGAAG ACCTGGAAAGTCAAGAGGAGCTGGAAAAAAAGCGGATTCGTCGAATCATCTCCACCGACTTCCCCCTCTACTTTGCCGTGGTGTCCCGCGTTCAGCAAGAGAGCGATCTGATTGGTCCAGAGGGCGGGAGGCTGACCAGTAAGCTGGTGCCGCATGTTGAAGCCATCTTTCCCGAGACGGCTGTCACCAAAAGAGTGAGACTGGGACTGCAG GCCCAACCCATCCCTGACGAATTGCTGACTCGGCAGCTCGGCAACCAGGCGACCTTCAGCCCTGTGGTCACCATCGAACCACGCAGGCGCAAGTTCCACCGTCCGATCGGGCTGCGTATTCCTCTTCCTCCATCCTGGCGAGAAAGTCCTCGTGATGCCGGCGAGGGCGACACCACCAGCTTGCGCCTCCTCTGCAGTGTCATTG GTGGGACGGCACCTGCTCAGTGGGAGGACATCACCGGGACAACCAAGCTGATGTACGCTAACAGCTGTGCCAACTTTACAACCAATGTCTCTGCAAG ATTTTGGCTAGCAGATTGTCCCCGCACCGCAGAGGCCGTGACCTTCGCTAACCTTTTGTATCGGGAATTGATGTCCGTGCCTTATATGGCAAAGTTTGTTATCTTTGCAAAGATGAACGAGGCGCGGGAAGGACGCCTGCGTTGTTACTGCATGACCGATGACAAGATGGACAAGACCCTGGAGTTGCATGAGAACTTCACCGAAGTGGCACGGAGTCGAGACATTGAG ctgatgGAGGGCATGCCGCTGCATCTGGAATGTTCCGGCAACCTGGTGCCTATCAGGAAAGCCACACAGCAGCCTCGCACCTTCAGCTTCCAGGCCTTCAGAGATAACCGGCTGCCTGTTTCTGTCAAG GTCCGAGACAGCAACAAGGACGCCACGGGGTTTTTGTCCTTCCTGAGAAAGTGCACCAAGTATGAGGATGCGCAGCATGTCTTATGCAACCTCAACATAGCAATGCCGCCCTGTATCAAG gtGGCTGGAAGTGAAGAACGGAGGCGGACTTTAACACCTCTCGCCCTGAGGGAACGCTACGGTGCTCTGAACGAGCCCGGTTTGG CCGCAGTAAATGCAATGGAGAGGACTGAGGTGAAGATCAACCTCATATCAGAGCAACTTGGTTTAAGTTGGGCAG AGTTGGCACGAGAGCTTCAGTTTGGGGTTGATGACATCAATAGGATCCGCGTGGAGAATCCCAACTCTTTGCTGGACCAGAGCTCCGCCTTGCTCAACCTCTGGGCCGCTAGAGAGGGCAAGAGGGCAAAAA TGGAGAGCCTGTACATTGCTTTGAAGAACATCGACCGTGCAGACATCGTGAGCTCCCTGGAGGGTCAGCCCTCACAACTACTACCTGGCTCTTTGGAGGAAGGCGCTTGCCGACTGGGCGATCGTGACTCCACCTTGCTCTCACCCAGCGTCCTCAATG AGGTGACGGACACAAGGCCCTCGCGCCTGGTGCACAAGCCACGAGTTATTAGACCCCCGTTTTTCAGGAGGG GTTATGGGCTGGTTCAGGAGGAGCTGCTGTCTCCGGCCTCCATGCAATACAGTTTGCCTTCTCCTCTCGGTGCAGAGCCCTACTGGCAGGATGTGTCCAGTCTGCAGTGCGCCCCCATCGCCGCTACAGAAGAAGACACCTTGATGGAGATGTCCGACGTCCAGGTGTGGCCGGCGGGGGTCAGCCCCTCGTTGGTTACGGTGGAGGACTCATCATTGGACGGCAGCAGTCGAGCGGATGACTCGGAAGGCGCCACGCTTTCCCTTCCCTGCAGTTTGGGCCGGCCCAGCAGCGGAGCAAGCGGGGCGAGCGGCTCCCTTATGGagctggaggaggaagaggaggaggaagaggaggaaggggaggttgaggaggaggaggaggcgccaCTGGAGCCCATGAGCGCGCTGGCGGAAAGGGACCGGGTCAGAGCCAGTGGCGCCGTTCCCAAGGTCAACTTGAATGGCCAGCTGGGTGGTCAGAGGTCGGACGGGAGGAGAGGGGAGGTTCCCGTGGCGGGAGGAGGAGCCAAAAGAGGCGGGGCGGGGCTTAGTTCAGCGGAAGGCATTTGTGTTCTTTCAGGCCTGCAGATGTACGGCCATCCTGAGATGTCCCCGTTGAGTCGAGCGGGCGAGCACAATGGCGACAACCG GTTGGTCGGGGGCGGAGCTTTTCAACCCTACTTACCCGACAAGGATTCCCTGCAGGGCTGGGTGGGCTCGGTATCATCGGGCCGGGACAACAACGCTCCGGGCCAGGAGGCTCTGCTGACTCCGGTTGGTGACACAGCTTACTCACATGTGCTGCGTGGGCGCCTCCTGCAGGGAAAGGGGCTGGGCTTCTCTCACCAGGAGGCGGGGAAACGTGCGTGGGAACAGGAATGGAGGCGGGGCAAG aGAGAGGACAAAGAGGACTATGGTGCTGACGAGCATGGGAGGGTTCTTCATCGGAAG GTGGGGGCGGATGTGAGAAGGGCCGCACAGTCGGTGCAGCGCACCAGTCTTCGGAGGGTTAAATActga
- the ank1b gene encoding ankyrin-1 isoform X13 yields MAQAAKQLRKTKDLAEAAAQEQREKEEDKIKKRNRSRDRRRKADASTSFLRAARSGNLDKALDHIKNGIDINIANQNGLNGLHLASKEGHVKMVLELLHSGIELEATTKKGNTALHIAALAGQEKVVAELVNYGANVNAQSHKGFSPLYMAAQENHLEVVKFLLENGANQSLPTEDGFTPLAVALQQGHENVVALLINYGTKGKVRLPALHIAARNDDTRTAAVLLQNDPNPDVLSKTGFTPLHIAAHYENMSVAQLLLNRGANVNFTPKNGITPLHIASRRGNMMMVRLLLDRGAQIDAKTKDELTPLHCAARNGHVRIIEILLEHGAPLQAKTKNGLSPIHMAAQGDHMDCVRQLLQYNAEIDDITLDHLTPLHVAAHCGHHRMAKVLLDKGAKANSRALNGFTPLHIACKKNHMRSMDLLLKHSASLEAVTESGLTPLHVAAFMGHLNIVKNLLQRGASPNASNVKVETPLHMASRAGHCEVAQFLLQNSAQVDAKAKDDQTPLHCAARMGHKELVKLLLEHKANPDSSTTAGHTPLHIAAREGHIHTIRILLDAGAQQIKMTKKGFTPLHVASKYGKVDVAELLLERGANPNAAGKVRLSNATLALRHFMLVSFMSGFVLSVRSKQNGLTPLHVAVHHNNLDVVKLLVSKGGSAHSTARNGYTPLHIAAKQNQMEVASCLLQNGASPNAESLQGITPLHLASQEGRPDIVALLISKQANVNLGNKNGLTPLHLVAQEGHVGIADTLVKQGASVYAATRMGYTPLHVACHYGNIKMVKFLLQQQAHVNSKTRMGYTPLHQAAQQGHTDIVTLLLKNGAQPNEITSNGTSPLGIAKRLGYISVIDVLKLVTEESVSAITAEKHRMSFPETVDEILDVSEDEGVAQLTLGDELLGMDGARYLKLDDFKDQDDDFLSPKKTLRDFEGGVGTTPYSPAIPRIPCVSPETVLLDQHTPIPLPKEYDEDSLIPSSPATETSDNVSPVASPIHTGFLVSFMVDARGGSMRGSRHHGLRVIIPPRTCAAPTRITCRLVKPQKLTTPPPLVEGEGLASRIISLGPSSMQFLGPVIVEIPHFASLARGDRELVVLRSENGSVWKEHRNRYGDEVLETILNGMDEDLESQEELEKKRIRRIISTDFPLYFAVVSRVQQESDLIGPEGGRLTSKLVPHVEAIFPETAVTKRVRLGLQAQPIPDELLTRQLGNQATFSPVVTIEPRRRKFHRPIGLRIPLPPSWRESPRDAGEGDTTSLRLLCSVIGGTAPAQWEDITGTTKLMYANSCANFTTNVSARFWLADCPRTAEAVTFANLLYRELMSVPYMAKFVIFAKMNEAREGRLRCYCMTDDKMDKTLELHENFTEVARSRDIELMEGMPLHLECSGNLVPIRKATQQPRTFSFQAFRDNRLPVSVKVRDSNKDATGFLSFLRKCTKYEDAQHVLCNLNIAMPPCIKVAGSEERRRTLTPLALRERYGALNEPGLAAVNAMERTEVKINLISEQLGLSWAELARELQFGVDDINRIRVENPNSLLDQSSALLNLWAAREGKRAKMESLYIALKNIDRADIVSSLEGQPSQLLPGSLEEGACRLGDRDSTLLSPSVLNGDGHKALAPGAQATSY; encoded by the exons ATGGCGCAAGCCGCCAAGCAGCTCCGCAAGACCAAGGACCTCGCCGAGGCCGCCGCCCAGGAGCAgcgggagaaggaggaggacaaGATCAAAAAGAGGAATCGATCCAGGGATCGCAGGCGCAAG gctgaTGCATCCACCAGTTTTCTGCGCGCCGCTCGTTCAGGCAACCTGGACAAAGCTCTAGATCACATCAAAAATGGAATCGATATCAATATAGCTAATCAG AACGGTCTCAACGGGTTACATCTAGCCTCTAAAGAAGGTCACGTAAAAATGGTCCTGGAGCTCCTCCATTCGGGCATCGAACTCGAAGCCACAACTAAG AAAGGCAACACTGCTCTACATATCGCGGCACTGGCAGGCCAGGAGAAAGTGGTGGCTGAGCTTGTCAATTATGGAGCCAACGTTAATGCCCAGTCACAT AAAGGGTTCAGTCCTCTCTATATGGCAGCACAGGAAAATCACCTCGAGGTGGTCAAGTTCCTGCTGGAGAACGGCGCCAATCAGAGTCTCCCCactgag GACGGCTTCACCCCTCTGGCAGTGGCCCTGCAGCAGGGCCATGAAAACGTCGTAGCACTGCTCATCAACTATGGCACCAAAGGCAAGGTCCGCCTCCCCGCACTGCACATCGCTGCACGAAATGACGACACGCGCACCGCCGCTGTGCTCCTGCAGAATGACCCTAATCCTGATGTTCTCAGCAAG ACCGGTTTCACCCCTCTACATATCGCAGCCCACTATGAGAATATGAGCGTAGCCCAGCTGCTGCTAAACAGAGGAGCCAACGTGAACTTCACCCCGAAG AACGGCATCACACCACTTCACATCGCCTCCAGGAGGGGCAATATGATGATGGTCCGACTCCTGCTGGACAGAGGGGCCCAGATCGATGCCAAAACCAAG GATGAATTGACTCCGCTTCACTGTGCAGCTCGAAACGGACACGTTCGCATCATTGAGATCTTGCTAGAACACGGTGCTCCCCTCCAAGCTAAGACCAAG AATGGTCTGTCCCCCATCCACATGGCAGCTCAGGGGGATCACATGGACTGCGTGAGACAGCTTCTCCAATACAACGCAGAAATCGATGACATCACACTGGACCATTTAACGCCTCTTCATGTAGCGGCCCATTGTGGTCACCATCGTATGGCCAAAGTTCTTCTGGACAAAGGAGCCAAAGCTAACTCTAGAGCTctg AATGGCTTCACACCGCTCCATATTGCATGCAAGAAGAACCACATGCGGTCAATGGACTTGCTCCTCAAACACTCTGCTTCCTTAGAAGCCGTCACAGAG TCTGGCCTCACTCCTCTCCATGTAGCAGCTTTCATGGGTCACCTGAACATAGTGAAGAACCTGCTCCAGAGAGGGGCTTCACCGAATGCTTCCAATGTG AAAGTGGAGACCCCCCTCCATATGGCCTCCAGAGCAGGACACTGTGAAGTTGCCCAGTTTCTCCTGCAGAACTCAGCACAAGTGGATGCCAAGGCGAAG GACGACCAGACCCCCTTGCACTGTGCAGCCCGTATGGGACACAAGGAGCTGGTCAAGCTGCTTCTTGAACACAAGGCCAACCCGGACTCGTCCACCACGGCGGGGCACACCCCCTTGCACATCGCGGCGCGGGAAGGACACATTCATACCATTCGGATCTTGTTAGATGCTGGAGCGCAGCAGATCAAAATGACTAAG AAAGGCTTCACCCCCCTCCACGTGGCCTCAAAATACGGAAAGGTGGACGTAGCAGAGCTCCTTCTCGAAAGAGGCGCCAATCCCAACGCGGCCGGCAAAGTGAGGCTCTCGAACGCAACGTTAGCCCTGCGTCATTTTATGCTAGTCTCATTTATGTCCGGTTTTGTTTTGTCCGTGCGTTCGAAACAGAACGGTCTGACGCCCCTTCATGTGGCCGTTCACCACAACAACCTGGATGTTGTAAAACTTCTCGTCAGCAAGGGAGGATCAGCCCACAGCACTGCCCGA AACGGTTACACGCCTCTCCATATAGCGGCCAAGCAGAACCAGATGGAGGTGGCCAGTTGCCTGCTGCAGAACGGGGCGTCGCCCAATGCCGAATCCCTGCAAGGCATCACGCCGTTACACTTGGCCTCCCAGGAGGGACGGCCTGACATTGTGGCGCTACTCATTTCCAAGCAAGCCAATGTCAATCTTGGAAACAAG AATGGATTGACCCCTCTCCATCTGGTGGCTCAAGAAGGTCACGTGGGCATCGCCGACACGCTGGTCAAACAGGGAGCGTCCGTTTATGCCGCTACACGG ATGGGCTACACGCCCCTTCACGTGGCCTGTCACTATGGTAACATCAAGATGGTCAAGTTCCTACTGCAACAGCAGGCGCACGTGAATAGCAAAACACgg ATGGGCTACACTCCTTTGCACCAAGCAGCTCAGCAGGGTCACACTGATATCGTCACGTTGCTGTTAAAAAACGGAGCCCAGCCTAACGAGATTACGTCG AACGGAACGTCTCCACTGGGCATCGCAAAACGTCTCGGTTACATCTCCGTCATCGACGTGCTTAAACTGGTGACCGAGGAATCCGTCTCCGCG ATCACAGCTGAAAAGCATCGGATGAGTTTTCCCGAGACGGTGGATGAGATTTTGGATGTCTCGGAGGATGAAG gggtcgCCCAGCTAACGTTAG ggGACGAGTTGCTCGGAATGGACGGCGCACGCTATTTGAAGCTTGATGACTTTAAAGATCAGGACGATGACTTCCTATCCCCAAAGAAGACGCTTCGAGATTTCGAAGGTGGTGTGGGGACCAC GCCCTACTCTCCCGCCATTCCCAGGATTCCTTGCGTGTCGCCCGAAACAGTTCTCCTTGATCAa CACACCCCCATACCGCTGCCAAAGGAGTATGACGAAGACTCTCTCATCCCGAGCAGTCCGGCTACGGAAACTTCAGACAATGTCAGCCCGGTGGCCAGCCCCATTCACACCGG CTTTCTAGTGAGCTTCATGGTAGACGCCCGTGGAGGTTCCATGCGAGGCAGCAGACATCACGGCCTGCGAGTGATCATCCCTCCTCGGACCTGCGCCGCGCCGACCCGAATCACGTGCCGCCTGGTTAAACCTCAGAAGTTGACCACGCCCCCTCCCCTGGTGGAGGGCGAGGGGCTCGCCAGTCGGATCATCTCGCTGGGTCCATCCAGTATGCAGTTCCTTGG GCCAGTTATAGTGGAGATCCCACACTTTGCCTCACTGGCTCGAGGAGACCGTGAGCTCGTGGTCCTCCGCAGTGAAAACGGCTCGGTCTGGAAAGAGCACCGAAATCGCTATGGCGACGAAGTGCTGGAAACAATTCTGAACGGCATGGACGAAG ACCTGGAAAGTCAAGAGGAGCTGGAAAAAAAGCGGATTCGTCGAATCATCTCCACCGACTTCCCCCTCTACTTTGCCGTGGTGTCCCGCGTTCAGCAAGAGAGCGATCTGATTGGTCCAGAGGGCGGGAGGCTGACCAGTAAGCTGGTGCCGCATGTTGAAGCCATCTTTCCCGAGACGGCTGTCACCAAAAGAGTGAGACTGGGACTGCAG GCCCAACCCATCCCTGACGAATTGCTGACTCGGCAGCTCGGCAACCAGGCGACCTTCAGCCCTGTGGTCACCATCGAACCACGCAGGCGCAAGTTCCACCGTCCGATCGGGCTGCGTATTCCTCTTCCTCCATCCTGGCGAGAAAGTCCTCGTGATGCCGGCGAGGGCGACACCACCAGCTTGCGCCTCCTCTGCAGTGTCATTG GTGGGACGGCACCTGCTCAGTGGGAGGACATCACCGGGACAACCAAGCTGATGTACGCTAACAGCTGTGCCAACTTTACAACCAATGTCTCTGCAAG ATTTTGGCTAGCAGATTGTCCCCGCACCGCAGAGGCCGTGACCTTCGCTAACCTTTTGTATCGGGAATTGATGTCCGTGCCTTATATGGCAAAGTTTGTTATCTTTGCAAAGATGAACGAGGCGCGGGAAGGACGCCTGCGTTGTTACTGCATGACCGATGACAAGATGGACAAGACCCTGGAGTTGCATGAGAACTTCACCGAAGTGGCACGGAGTCGAGACATTGAG ctgatgGAGGGCATGCCGCTGCATCTGGAATGTTCCGGCAACCTGGTGCCTATCAGGAAAGCCACACAGCAGCCTCGCACCTTCAGCTTCCAGGCCTTCAGAGATAACCGGCTGCCTGTTTCTGTCAAG GTCCGAGACAGCAACAAGGACGCCACGGGGTTTTTGTCCTTCCTGAGAAAGTGCACCAAGTATGAGGATGCGCAGCATGTCTTATGCAACCTCAACATAGCAATGCCGCCCTGTATCAAG gtGGCTGGAAGTGAAGAACGGAGGCGGACTTTAACACCTCTCGCCCTGAGGGAACGCTACGGTGCTCTGAACGAGCCCGGTTTGG CCGCAGTAAATGCAATGGAGAGGACTGAGGTGAAGATCAACCTCATATCAGAGCAACTTGGTTTAAGTTGGGCAG AGTTGGCACGAGAGCTTCAGTTTGGGGTTGATGACATCAATAGGATCCGCGTGGAGAATCCCAACTCTTTGCTGGACCAGAGCTCCGCCTTGCTCAACCTCTGGGCCGCTAGAGAGGGCAAGAGGGCAAAAA TGGAGAGCCTGTACATTGCTTTGAAGAACATCGACCGTGCAGACATCGTGAGCTCCCTGGAGGGTCAGCCCTCACAACTACTACCTGGCTCTTTGGAGGAAGGCGCTTGCCGACTGGGCGATCGTGACTCCACCTTGCTCTCACCCAGCGTCCTCAATG GTGACGGACACAAGGCCCTCGCGCCTGGTGCACAAGCCACGAGTTATTAG